Proteins encoded by one window of Nicotiana tabacum cultivar K326 chromosome 10, ASM71507v2, whole genome shotgun sequence:
- the LOC107761793 gene encoding vacuolar cation/proton exchanger 3 codes for MAKDPQFTGAKSHLEMGSLEGRAVLQLEDENLVNSKNNDRRTSSMDATPQISVFDADADDVSCKCMWYNLVRQMQIVLFSKKLNMLIPCGPLAILVDELTDHHGWIFFLSLLGIIPLAERLGWATEQLAFYTGPTVGGLLNATFGNATELIISMYALRSGMIRVVQQSLLGSILSNTLLVLGCAFFGGGLVHSSKDQVFDKGNAVMNSGLLLMAVMGLLFPAVLHFTHTEVHFGKSELALSRFSSCVMLVAYGAYLFYQLTSQNSLYMPIAEEEGENDGSADEEEAPEISKWGSIIWLSILTLWIAVLSEYLVNAIEGASVALSIPVSFISVILLPIVGNAAEHAGAVMFAVKDKLDISLGVAIGSSTQIAMFGIPFCVVIGWIMGRPMDLNFQLFETATLFMSVLVVAFMLQDGTSNYFKGLMLLLCYLIVAASFFVHIDPESIQDKPKKP; via the exons ATGGCAAAAGATCCACAATTTACAGGGGCCAAGTCCCATCTTGAA ATGGGATCACTAGAAGGAAGAGCAGTACTTCAGCTTGAGGATGAGAACCTTGTGAACTCTAAGAATAATGATAGGAGGACATCTTCTATGGATGCCACTCCTCAGATATCAGTTTTCGATGCCGATGCAGACGATGTTAGTTGTAAATGTATGTGGTATAATTTAGTAAGGCAGATGCAGATAGTTTTGTTCTCCAAGAAGTTAAACATGCTTATTCCTTGTGGTCCTCTAGCCATACTTGTTGATGAGTTAACCGATCATCAT GGATGGATCTTCTTTCTTAGCTTGTTAGGAATCATACCACTCGCCGAGCGTCTAGGTTGGGCGACAGA gcAGCTGGCTTTCTATACGGGGCCAACAG TTGGAGGACTTTTAAATGCAACTTTTGGTAACGCAACAGAGCTAATAATATCAATGTATGCACTGAGAAGTGGAATGATTCGCGTGGTTCAGCAGTCATTATTAGGCTCAATTCTGTCTAATACATTACTAGTGCTTGGATGTGCATTTTTTGGTGGTGGACTTGTTCATTCCAGCAAGGATCAGGTTTTTGACAAG GGAAATGCAGTAATGAATTCAGGGTTGCTTTTGATGGCAGTTATGGGCCTACTGTTCCCCGCTGTCCTCCATTTTACACACACTGAGGTGCACTTTGGGAAGTCAGAGCTGGCACTTTCCAGGTTTAGCAGCTGCGTAATGCTGGTCGCATATGGTGCATACCTGTTTTATCAGCTGACTAGTCAGAATAGTCTTTACATGCCAATTGCTGAG GAAGAGGGTGAGAATGACGGGAGCGCAGATGAGGAGGAAGCTCCTGAGATATCAAAATGGGGGTCAATCATATGGCTTTCGATTTTGACACTATGGATTGCGGTCTTGTCAGAGTACCTGGTTAATGCCATAGAG GGGGCATCAGTTGCTTTGAGTATTCCTGTGTCATTTATAAGTGTCATACTGCTCCCAATTGTTGGAAATGCAGCTGAGCATGCTGGTGCTGTCATGTTTGCTGTCAAAGACAAGCTT GACATCTCTTTGGGAGTAGCAATAGGCTCATCAACGCAGATTGCCATGTTTGGG ATCCCGTTCTGCGTTGTAATTGGATGGATAATGGGTCGTCCTATGGACTTGAACTTCCAATTATTTGAAACGGCCACACTTTTCATGAGTGTCCTTGTAGTAGCATTCATGCTGCAG GACGGAACTTCAAATTATTTTAAAGGTCTGATGCTCCTTCTCTGCTATCTGATAGTCGCTGCAAGCTTCTTTGTGCATATAGATCCAGAGTCCATAC AGGACAAGCCCAAAAAACCATGA